The following proteins are encoded in a genomic region of Hemiscyllium ocellatum isolate sHemOce1 chromosome 23, sHemOce1.pat.X.cur, whole genome shotgun sequence:
- the LOC132826860 gene encoding carboxypeptidase A1-like, whose protein sequence is MRTLLIFSALLVAICAQSRFEGDQVLRITPRDEKQVSLVMSLEDQEHLQLDIWHRPVKSDLFIDVHVPENSLQSFKVFLEYNGIQYSVMIEDLQVMIDNEKAELEQMTTMERSTHSFNYGKYHTLDEIYSWMDSLANEYPGLVQKQQIGTSFEGRPLYVLKFSTGGTGRPAIWIDSGIHAREWVSPASAIWMAKKISGDYGQEPFITSLLRKMDIYMEIVVNPDGYAYTHTMNRLWRKTRSTGPGRKCFGVDANRNFDAGFGGPGTSNKSCLETYHGPYPNSELEVAAIVNFVQSHRNIKSFISIHSYSQLIMYPFGYKCVPPADYQELDALAKSAVSSLTSLYGTRYKFGSICEAIYQASGGSIDWTYDQGIKYSFAFELRDTGRYGFLLPSSQILPTAEETWLAIKTIMSYVSDNS, encoded by the exons ATGAGAACACTTTTGATTTTCTCAGCTCTGCTGGTGGCCATTTGCGctcagagcaggtttgaagg GGATCAGGTCCTCCGAATTACACCCAGAGATGAAAAACAGGTGAGCCTTGTGATGTCCTTGGAGGATCAGGAGCATCTTCAG CTTGATATCTGGCATCGTCCTGTCAAGTCTGACCTCTTTATAGATGTCCATGTTCCAGAGAACAGTCTTCAGTCCTTCAAAGTGTTTCTGGAATACAATGGTATTCAGTACTCAGTGATGATTGAAGACCTGCAG GTGATGATTGACAATGAGAAAGCTGAACTGGAGCAGATGACCACGATGGAACGCTCCACCCACTCCTTCAACTATGGCAAATACCACACTCTGGATGAG ATCTATAGTTGGATGGACAGTCTTGCTAATGAATATCCAGGACTGGTACAGAAGCAGCAAATTGGGACTTCATTCGAAGGTCGCCCACTCTACGTGTTAAAG TTCAGCACTGGTGGGACTGGACGCCCAGCGATATGGATTGACAGTGGGATCCATGCCCGTGAGTGGGTCTCACCCGCCAGTGCAATCTGGATGGCGAAGAAG ATCAGTGGTGACTATGGCCAGGAGCCCTTTATCACATCCTTGCTAAGGAAAATGGACATCTATATGGAGATTGTGGTGAATCCAGATGGTTATGCTTACACCCACACCATG AACAGATTGTGGCGTAAGACCAGATCCACAGGCCCTGGAAGAAAATGTTTTGGGGTTGATGCCAACAGGAACTTTGATGCTGGGTTTGGAG GTCCAGGAACCAGTAACAAATCATGCCTGGAGACGTACCATGGACCCTACCCTAACTCTGAACTTGAGGTTGCAGCTATTGTGAATTTTGTGCAGAGTCACAGAAACATCAAGAgcttcatcagtattcacagttACTCCCAGCTCATCATGTACCCCTTTGGCTACAAGTGTGTGCCCCCTGCTGATTACCAGGAGCTG GATGCACTTGCTAAGTCTGCTGTCAGCTCTTTAACCTCACTGTATGGAACACGTTATAAGTTCGGGTCTATCTGCGAAGCAATAT ACCAGGCTAGTGGAGGCAGCATTGACTGGACATATGACCAGGGCATCAAGTATTCCTTTGCCTTTGAACTCCGTGACACAGGTCGCTATGGTTTCTTGCTACCATCCAGTCAGATTCTCCCAACCGCTGAGGAGACTTGGTTGGCGATTAAGACAATCATGAGTTATGTTAGTGACAACTCATGA
- the LOC132826861 gene encoding small lysine-rich protein 1, translating into MPSKSKKGKGKAHSAKAKKEKVDIMSPAAMYNLYYISHNAPDSLIFRGFSWSGGQRKKGRK; encoded by the exons ATG CCCAGCAAAAGCAAAAAGGGAAAAGGAAAGGCCCACAGTGCCAAGGCcaagaaggaaaagg TTGATATTATGAGCCCAGCAGCCATGTATAATCTGTACTACATCTCTCACAATGCCCCTGACAGCCTGATCTTCCGAGGCTTCTCCTGGTCTGGCGGTCAGAGAAAGAAAGGACGAAAGTGA